A region from the Fusarium graminearum PH-1 chromosome 4, whole genome shotgun sequence genome encodes:
- a CDS encoding ATP-dependent RNA helicase DRS1 encodes MAPSQKRKPADDFIFTIDDDDELPIEEEEVVAQPPKKKAKTAKKSKKSKRDASPEEDDDEDAVEGIWGFNDDDDGAMDSDFEFGGDETANDNGVEDFEGWGFEGAKKGMRVEKAGVDLDEIIRRRREKKLGKSTENATAEEKADDAEAETMDVDLDDDDDEVLADDAFGMNVASDAEESGDEKEEDDEEEQESGVEVEDDDEAASDNDSVATPTNHPDDDASDASDDEEDAEEEAKRKAFFAPEEENNPDKKATASSFQTMSLSRPIMRGLASVGFTKPTPIQAKSIPIALMGKDVVGGAETGSGKTGAFILPILERLLYRPKKIPTTRVVVLLPTRELAIQCHAVATKLAAFTDIKFTLAVGGLSLKAQELELKLRPDVIIATPGRFIDHMRNSASFSVDTVEILVLDEADRMLEDGFADELNEILTTLPKSRQTMLFSATMTSSVDRLIQIGLNRPARVMVNSQKKTVTTLVQEFVRLRPGREDKRMGYLAHVCKNLYKERVIIFFRQKKDAHRARIIFGLLGLSCAELHGSMNQTQRISSVEDFRDGKVAYLLATDLASRGLDIKGVDTVINYEAPQSLDIYVHRVGRTARAGRKGVALTIAAESDRKVVKAAVKAGKAQGAKIVSRQLDSGEVDALQTQIDEMDDEIDEIMEEEKEEKQLAHVEMQVKKGENMIQHEAEIKGRPRRTWFESEHDKKKSKQAGRDELNGMREEMKKKTGKLSNKDKKRLDLKQLRAEGGGEWRKGKNSEAEMKARHKEAKAKSQAKKAGDKGSAPKSKGKPKGKGVLCLIREP; translated from the exons ATGGCACCCTCACAGAAGCGAAAGCCGGCGGACGACTTTATCTTTACAattgacgacgatgacgagcTTCCcattgaggaggaggaggtcgTTGCGCAGCCTCCCAagaaaaaggccaagactgcgaaaaagtcaaagaaatCGAAGCGCGATGCTAGCCccgaagaggatgacgacgaggatgccgTAGAGGGTATCTGGGGATTcaatgacgacgatgacggtGCTATGGACTCTGATTTCGAGTTCGGAGGCGACGAGACGGCCAATGACAACGGTGTAGAGGACTTTGAGGGTTGGGGTTTCGAAGGCGCAAAGAAGGGCATGAGAGTCGAAAAGGCGGGAGTCGACCTTGACGAAATAATTCGAAGACGCCGTGAAAAGAAGCTCGGAAAGTCTACCGAGAATGCGACAGCGGAAGAGAAGGCAGACGAtgccgaggccgagaccATGGACGTCGATctggacgacgacgatgacgaggttCTCGCTGACGATGCATTCGGTATGAACGTCGCTTCTGATGCCGAGGAGTCTGGtgatgagaaagaggaggatgatgaggaggagcaaGAGTCTGGTGTTGAGGtggaggacgatgatgaggcCGCTTCAGACAACGACTCTGTCGCTACTCCCACCAACCACCCTGACGACGATGCTTCCGAcgccagcgacgatgaggaggatgcggaggaggaggccaaaCGAAAGGCTTTCTTCGCCCCTGAGGAAGAGAACAACCCCGACAAAAAGGcaactgcttcttctttccagaCAATGTCTCTGTCCCGTCCCATCATGCGAGGTCTTGCTTCAGTTGGTTTCACCAAGCCCACACCCATTCAGGCCAAGTCTATCCCCATTGCATTGATGGGCAAGGATGTTGTCGGTGGCGCAGAAACAGGTAGTGGTAAGACGGGTGCATTCATATTGCCAATCCTGGAACGTCTTCTCTACCGACCCAAGAAGATTCCCACCACTCGAgtcgttgttcttctcccTACTCGTGAATTGGCTATCCAGTGTCACGCTGTTGCGACAAAGCTCGCTGCATTTACCGATATCAAGTTCACTCTTGCTGTCGGTGGTCTCAGTCTCAAGGCCCAGGAgcttgagttgaagttgcGACCCGATGTTATTATTGCTACACCAGGTCGTTTCATTGATCACATGCGAAACTCTGCCAGCTTCAGCGTTGACACTGTCGAGATTTTGGTCCTCGATGAAGCTGATCGTATGCTTGAGGATGGTTTTGCCGATGAACTCAACGAAATTCTTACGACACTCCCTAAATCGCGACAAACCATGTTGTTCTCCGCTACCATGACATCCAGTGTCGACCGTCTTATCCAGATTGGTCTGAACAGACCCGCTAGAGTGATGGTCAACTCCCAAAAGAAGACTGTTACTACTTTGGTACAAGAGTTTGTTCGTCTACGACCTGGCCGAGAGGACAAGCGAATGGGTTACCTGGCGCATGTCTGCAAGAACCTTTACAAGGAGCGAGTCATTATCTTTTTCCGTCAAAAGAAGGACGCCCATCGAGCACGTATCATCTTTGGTCTGCTCGGTCTCTCATGTGCCGAGCTTCACGGTAGCATGAACCAAACACAG CGTATCTCAAGTGTCGAAGACTTTCGAGACGGCAAGGTGGCATACCTTTTGGCTACTGATCTTGCTTCACGTGGTCTCGATATCAAGGGTGTAGACACAGTCATCAACTACGAAGCTCCTCAATCCCTCGACATTTACGTCCACAGAGTCGGTCGAACAGCCCGTGCTGGTCGCAAGGGTGTTGCTCTGACAATAGCGGCCGAGTCAGACCGCAAGgtcgtcaaggctgctgtcaaggcaggcaaagctcaaggagcCAAGATCGTCAGCCGACAGCTTGATTCTGGAGAGGTTGACGCTTTACAGACtcagattgatgagatggatgatgagattgatgagattatggaggaagagaaggaagagaagcaacTCGCCCACGTCGAGATGCaagtcaagaagggcgagaaCATGATCCAGCACGAAGCTGAGATCAAGGGTCGACCCAGACGAACGTGGTTCGAGTCCGAGCACGACAAGAAAAAGTCCAAGCAAGCTGGCCGAGATGAGCTCAACGGCATGcgagaggagatgaagaagaagacgggcAAGCTAagcaacaaggacaagaagcgacTAGATTTGAAGCAACTGCGTGCCGAGGGTGGCGGAGAGTGGAGGAAGGGCAAGAACTcagaggctgagatgaaggcccGACAcaaagaggccaaggctaaaagccaggccaagaaggccggAGACAAGGGCTCTGctcccaagtccaagggAAAGCCAAAGGGAAAGGGTG TTTTGTGCCTGATCCGAGAACCCTGA
- a CDS encoding 2-isopropylmalate synthase: protein MAGADRVEGCLFGNGERTGNVDLVTLALNLYTQGVNPQIDFSDLNSVIDMVESCTKIPVHQRAPYGGSLVCAAFSGSHQDAIKKGFQDRKNKGYTHEDPWDGMPYLPLDPRDIGRNYEAIIRVNSQSGKGGSAFIVHTKLQLDLPRGLQVAFSKVVQKHSEEVGRELLATEITSLFEKTYFLGDNPHFQLVDYSITPDRSRSPVPAAQGKTQDTKDFIRIFEGVILANGKELKLRGRGNGPISSMVAALKEIDIEFDVNDYKEHAIGEGRGVKAASYIECKPVGSKNSVWGVGIHEDVVQSSLIALLSAASNFVTSRPSSPLSKSEGATHSQEPSSLVAILEQKANDM, encoded by the exons ATGGCTGGCGCCGACCGTGTGGAGGGATGTCTGTTTGGAAATGGAGAACGAACCGGAAACGTCGACCTTGTCACCCTCGCCCTCAACCTGTACACACAAGGTGTTAACCCCCAGATCGACTTTTCCGACCTAAACTCAGTTATCGACATGGTTGAGTCTTGCACCAAGATCCCCGTTCACCAGCGTGCTCCCTACGGTGGCAGCCTGGTTTGCGCCGCCTTCTCCGGCAGCCATCAAgatgctatcaagaaggGATTCCAGGACCGAAAGAACAAGGGATACACCCACGAAGACCCCTGGGACGGCATGCCCTACCTGCCCCTGGACCCCCGCGATATCGGCCGAAACTACGAGGCCATCATCCGTGTCAACTCCCAATCTGGCAAGGGAGGAAGTGCCTTTATTGTGCACACTAAGCTCCAGCTCGACCTCCCCCGTGGACTCCAGGTCGCTTTCTCCAAGGTTGTCCAAAAGCACAGCGAGGAGGTTGGACGCGAGCTGTTGGCTACCGAGATCACCTCCCTCTTCGAGAAGACATACTTCCTCGGCGACAACCCCCACTTCCAGCTGGTCGACTACAGCATTACCCCTGATCGATCAAGATCCCCTGTGCCCGCGGCCCAGGGCAAAACTCAAGACACCAAGGACTTTATCCGTATTTTCGAGGGTGTCATTCTCGCGAACggcaaggagctcaagctACGTGGTCGAGGCAACGGTCCCATTTCCAGTATGGTGGCTGCTCTTAAGGAGATCGACATCGAATTCGACGTCAACGACTACAAGGAGCACGCCATCGGTGAGGGACGCGGcgtcaaggctgcttcaTACATCGAGTGCAAGCCTGTTGGCAGCAAGAACTCTGTGTGGGGTGTTGGTATCCACGAGGATGTTGTCCAGAGTTCTCTGATTGCCCTGCTGAGCGCGGCAAGCAAC TTTGTCACCAGCCGACCCTCTAGCCCTCTGTCCAAGTCAGAAGGCGCCACTCATTCCCAAGAACCTTCCAGCCTCGTCGCGATTCTGGAACAAAAGGCGAATGATATGTAA